From the genome of Solibacillus sp. FSL H8-0538:
TTCTGGTGCTGCTGTCATTCCATGGCCAATCAAATCAATTGTAATGACACGCACTGCTACTGGCAAATGCTCTATTACATGTTGCCATGTTTTTGTGCTACCAGTAAAGCCATGTAGTAGGACAAGTATTTGCTCGCCTTCGCAATTGTACTGCTCAACATTTACATCTAGGCCATTTATAGTGACATTAACCATTGATCTAACCCCTCATGGATTCGCTTCCATAATGCACGGTGCTCCACGACGTTTTCCTCACGAATAGTAAAGGCCTCAATAATACGAACTGGATTTATTGCTTGCGTTTGAATTGCGGCTGTAAATTCTTCTACATTTGTTGCTTTAACATAGTCGAAATCATACATTTGCGCCACATGCTCGAACGTTAATGCAGTCGGCGTACCGAATAATTGTTCATAATGTTCATCTACTGTTGACTGTGGTAAGTAAGAGAAGATCCCGCCACCATCATTATTCATAACAATTACCGTTAAATCACACGACTGATAACGCGTAGCAATAAAGGCATTAACATCGTGTAAAAATGCTAAATCACCAATGAGTAAATGGGTTTTTCGATTTGGGCGTCCTTGACTAAAGCCAAATGCTGTCGACATAACCCCGTCAATTCCATTTGCCCCGCGGTTTGCGAAAATTTGCAGATCCGCTCTTCCAGTCATTAAAAATGTATCAATATCACGAATTGGCATACTGCTGCTCACAAAAACATCCGATCCTTCAGGAAGTTGTTCAAGCATCGCGCTTACCATGGCGCCTTCATCAACTGAATGCTCCCGGTAACTTTTAATACTAGCTATTGCAACATGTTCTGCTTGCTTCCAAAAGCCTGCATACGCCGTTTCTGTTTGCCAGTTTTGTATATTTATTTCAGTGAGCCATTCCCCTAAGTTCGCATGAATGAAATGCGTTGACCTATTCGTAGAGTCACGGAACATCGGATCTTCATCAACGACGACATAATTTTTCGGCATTGACTGCGTAATAAACTGTGTTAAAAATTTCGATACCGGTTGCGCGCCAAACCGAATTATTGTATCTGGTGTCACATTGCGTTTAAAACGCTCGTGCTTTAACAACGCATCATATGTAGAAATCACATATTGCTCGCAATCCACAGGCACTTCAGTACGCATGTTTGATAAGCTTTCAAGCACAACTGGCCATTTGCACTTACGAACAAATTCCCATACATGCGATGTATCGGCTCCAAGTGCAAGCTCACCGACAATAATAATTCCAGTTTTCGTTTCCGCAATTACTTGCTGCAGCTCTTGAATCGCAGCTTTTGATGGGGTTAATTGGCTCATAAAGCTTTTTTGGAAAATCGCAGCTGGCAGTTGCTCCTGAAAATCAATCAGTAGCGGCTCACGGAATGGAATGTTTAAATGAACTGGTCCAAATGGTGCCGCAGTTGCAATATTCACCGCACGTGCCGTATGACGTTCGATAAATGGTAATGTTTGCGGCGCCTCATCAGGAATCGGAAACTCTGCTGACCATTTCACACTTTCTCCGTATAAACGGACTTGATTAATCGCCTGTGGTGCCCCTACTTCACGTAATTCATGCGGACGGTCTGCTGTTAATACGATTAATGGCACTCGTGCATATTTCGCTTCAACAATTGCTGGGAAGTAGTTTGCCGCGGCAG
Proteins encoded in this window:
- the menD gene encoding 2-succinyl-5-enolpyruvyl-6-hydroxy-3-cyclohexene-1-carboxylic-acid synthase, which encodes MSNREVLTNYVYKIVASLMQNGVEDVVISPGSRSTPLAYAFASTKALNVYRQVDERSAAFFALGLAKASAKPVVLLCTSGTAAANYFPAIVEAKYARVPLIVLTADRPHELREVGAPQAINQVRLYGESVKWSAEFPIPDEAPQTLPFIERHTARAVNIATAAPFGPVHLNIPFREPLLIDFQEQLPAAIFQKSFMSQLTPSKAAIQELQQVIAETKTGIIIVGELALGADTSHVWEFVRKCKWPVVLESLSNMRTEVPVDCEQYVISTYDALLKHERFKRNVTPDTIIRFGAQPVSKFLTQFITQSMPKNYVVVDEDPMFRDSTNRSTHFIHANLGEWLTEINIQNWQTETAYAGFWKQAEHVAIASIKSYREHSVDEGAMVSAMLEQLPEGSDVFVSSSMPIRDIDTFLMTGRADLQIFANRGANGIDGVMSTAFGFSQGRPNRKTHLLIGDLAFLHDVNAFIATRYQSCDLTVIVMNNDGGGIFSYLPQSTVDEHYEQLFGTPTALTFEHVAQMYDFDYVKATNVEEFTAAIQTQAINPVRIIEAFTIREENVVEHRALWKRIHEGLDQWLMSL